In Spirosoma aureum, a single genomic region encodes these proteins:
- a CDS encoding FAD-dependent oxidoreductase, which yields MRYTITICLSLLLTYSAIAQQQVDICVYGGTSGGVIAAFTARKAGKTVILIEPGKHLGGMTSGGLGLTDIGNKYAITGLARDYYRRIGQHYGKFEQWIFEPHVAEDLFSEYVKRGQIDVLLSHRLSSVKKSSGQIQEIVLENSDKPLAKRTIRAKMFIDCSYEGDLMAKAGVSYTVGREDNSKYNETISGVQLMTGHQLPDGIDPYKTPGNPDSGLVWGVSPAKLEPNGTGDNKAQAYNYRICLSSDPANQVAITRPAGYDSTKYELLVRLIAAQPQKRSLNDYFIWSGMPNKKTDINNRNGFSTDMIGMNYGYPDGSYEKRAQIIRDHELYTKGLLYFFGHDSRVPQELRDQMLKWGYPKDEYTDTGNWSPQLYIREARRMVGAYVMTQANCQGKEVVTDGVGMAAYTMDSHNIQRIVIEKDGKKMAKNEGNVEVGGFGPYPISYRALIPKENECQNLLVPVCLSASHIAYGSIRMEPVFMVLGQSTALAAAMAIDAKTSVQKVNIAKLQQELKANPLADGSTPEILVDNDSQKMTTITGPWRVENKSKGGYGPSYLIYEGQGEEKATVRFTPDIVKAGKYRVYAYFPRLAKSASELGITVSDGKSSKSIPIKTADIVVVGQTSGEWVALGDYELPKGQASSVEIAAKQVDGPVVADAVLFVPAF from the coding sequence ATGCGTTACACGATTACAATCTGTCTCAGTTTATTGCTCACATACTCCGCCATTGCCCAGCAACAGGTCGATATCTGCGTATATGGTGGCACGTCAGGTGGGGTCATTGCTGCTTTTACTGCCAGAAAAGCCGGTAAAACTGTGATCCTCATCGAGCCGGGCAAGCACCTGGGTGGCATGACCTCCGGTGGATTGGGTTTGACAGATATTGGCAATAAATACGCCATCACGGGTCTGGCCCGTGATTATTACCGACGCATCGGGCAACATTACGGGAAGTTTGAGCAGTGGATTTTTGAGCCTCATGTTGCCGAGGACTTATTTAGTGAATATGTCAAGCGCGGACAGATCGACGTATTACTTTCGCATCGGCTTTCGAGCGTTAAGAAAAGCAGTGGGCAGATTCAGGAAATTGTTCTGGAGAATTCGGATAAACCGTTGGCCAAACGAACCATTCGGGCTAAGATGTTTATCGATTGCTCCTATGAAGGCGATCTGATGGCAAAAGCCGGTGTTTCCTACACCGTTGGGCGTGAGGATAATTCAAAATACAATGAAACCATCAGTGGTGTGCAGTTGATGACCGGTCATCAACTGCCCGATGGAATTGATCCTTACAAAACACCCGGAAATCCAGACTCGGGCTTAGTCTGGGGCGTCAGCCCGGCGAAACTGGAACCCAACGGAACGGGTGACAATAAAGCGCAAGCCTACAATTACCGCATTTGTCTTTCGTCTGATCCGGCCAATCAGGTGGCTATTACGCGTCCGGCCGGGTATGATTCAACAAAGTACGAATTGCTGGTACGGCTGATTGCTGCTCAACCCCAGAAGCGGTCGCTCAACGATTATTTTATCTGGAGTGGAATGCCCAACAAAAAAACCGATATCAACAATCGAAACGGTTTCTCGACGGATATGATCGGGATGAATTACGGATATCCGGACGGAAGCTACGAAAAGCGGGCGCAGATTATCCGTGACCACGAGTTGTATACCAAAGGGTTGCTCTATTTTTTCGGTCATGATTCTCGCGTGCCTCAGGAGCTTCGGGACCAAATGCTGAAATGGGGTTATCCGAAAGATGAGTACACCGATACGGGCAACTGGTCGCCACAACTCTACATTCGGGAAGCCCGCCGGATGGTAGGAGCCTATGTCATGACGCAGGCGAATTGCCAGGGTAAGGAAGTAGTAACCGACGGGGTAGGTATGGCGGCTTACACAATGGATTCGCATAACATCCAGCGCATCGTCATTGAAAAAGATGGCAAGAAAATGGCTAAGAATGAAGGGAATGTGGAGGTCGGTGGTTTTGGGCCTTATCCCATCTCGTACCGTGCCCTGATCCCAAAAGAAAACGAATGCCAGAATCTGCTGGTGCCGGTTTGCCTGTCGGCTTCGCACATTGCATACGGTTCTATTCGAATGGAACCCGTTTTCATGGTATTGGGTCAATCGACTGCGTTGGCAGCGGCCATGGCGATCGACGCGAAAACCAGTGTGCAAAAAGTGAATATTGCTAAACTACAACAGGAACTGAAGGCCAATCCACTGGCCGATGGGAGTACTCCCGAAATTCTGGTAGACAATGATAGCCAAAAGATGACCACAATTACTGGCCCGTGGCGTGTCGAGAACAAGAGTAAAGGTGGGTATGGCCCATCCTATCTGATTTATGAAGGTCAGGGAGAGGAAAAGGCAACCGTACGGTTTACGCCCGACATCGTAAAAGCGGGTAAATACCGCGTTTACGCTTACTTCCCGCGTTTAGCCAAAAGTGCTTCCGAATTGGGGATTACCGTTTCAGACGGAAAAAGCAGTAAATCGATTCCGATCAAAACAGCGGATATTGTTGTTGTCGGACAGACATC